The stretch of DNA TTTTTCTTTTTATCCAAAAATTGTTTTGTTAAAAATTTTGTTTTAGGAATTAAACCTACTGAAACAACCAATAACATAACTGATAAAAGAAGAGTAATTGGTGCAAATATTTTCAAAATATTTACAGGATTTAATCCAAAAGATGTAATTACCGTAAGTTCATATTCACTTGCTAATTTTGCCAATGTTATAACTAAAGATAAAAAAAATGAAATTGGCATAGTATAAAATAAAATTTGTGGTATTACATAAGAAAATAAAGTAAATAATTCAAAAAAATCAAGAGTTATTATTGAAGTTAAAGATGCTATTTTCACTAAAAATACAACTGAAGTTATAAAAAATAATCCTAAAAATATTGGGAAAAATGTAATCGCTAATTGAGAGTGTAAATACTGTTTTAATTTCAAAAAAAGACCTTTATAATTGTTTCTAAATCAAAAAAATATTCAGTAAAAAATCCTAAAACTAAATAGGGAATAAATGGAGTTTGAATATCTTTATTCATAAAATTTGAATAGATTGCAGGAATTATAGCAAAAATTGCAGCTAAAAATACAGCAAACATTCCACCACTTAGCCCAAGTATAATTCCTAACATTGCAATTATTGGAATATCGCCTTCTCCTAAAGCCTCTTGGGTTTTCAAAGTTTTATCTTTTAAAATTCTTGATTTTATATTTTGGATATAAAAAGTAATTACAAAATTTAGTAAAACAAAAGCCCCAGCAAATAAAAAAGCATTTTTAAAAGTTTCTATTATTGAAAAATTTGAAGCAAAAAAAGAGAGAACTAAAGCAATTAAAAGTAAATAATCTGGAACTGCTTTATATTTTAAATCAATAAATGATAGAGTTATTAAAACATATGATAATAAACACATAAATACAAATTCTGAAGTTAATCCCAATTTTAAAAACAAAACTAAAGTTATAATTCCACTAAGAAATTCAACTAAAAAATATAAAAAAGAGATTTTAACTCCACAATAAGAACATTTTGTTTTTAAAAAGATATAAGAAAGAAGTGGAATATTATGGTACCAATAAATTAAATGATTACATTTAGGACAAGTGCTTCTTGTTAAAATTGATTGATTTAATGGAAGTCGCAAAATCAATACATTTAAAAATGAACCAATACAAATACCAAAAATGAAACTAAATACCTCCAAATCTTCTCTCTCTTTTACTAAATTCACTTAAAATTTCATTTAGTTCAGTTTCACTGAAATCTGGCCAATAAGTTTTTGTAAAAAACATCTCTGCATAAGCATTTTGCCATAATAAATAATTTGAAAGTCTAACTTCTCCACTAGTTCGAATTAATACATCAACATCATTCATTCCTGCTGTATCAAGACAAGATTCAAGATTTTCTTCTGTAACTTCAAGATTTAATTCATTTAATTTTTTTATTGCTCTAATTATTTCATTTTTTGAACCATAATTCAAAGCTAAAACTTGTGTTAATCCTGTACAAACTGAAGTTTTCTTTTCTGTATCAGATATAGTTTTTTGCAAACTCTTAGAAAATCTACTTAAATCTCCTATTGCTTTAAATTTTATATTATTTTTTATATAAACTTCTAACTCTTTTTTTAGATATTTTTCTAATAATTTCATCAAAAATTCAACTTCAAGTTTTGGTCTTTCCCAATTTTCAGTAGAAAAAGCATATAAAGTTAAATATTTAACTCCAATATTTGCACAATAAGTAGTAATTTTTCTAACAGTACTTGCACCTTCTTCATGACCAGCTGTTCTATTTAGACCTCTTTCTTTTGCCCATCGACCATTTCCATCCATAATTATTGCAATATGAGAAGGTATTTTAATTTCATTCATATAAACTGAACTCATTTTGTAATTTTTCTAAAATTTCTAAAGATATATCTAGTTTTGCACCTTTAAATTCATACGAATTATTTTTTAAAATCAATTCTATATTATTATTAACACTTCCAAAACTATTTTCTTCATTTAAAATATTTAAACAAACTCCATCAAGATTTTTGTTTTCTAACATTCTTGTAGCACTATTTAGAGCTGTTGTTTCATCCATTTCAGCTTTAAAACCAATGGTTACAATTCCATCTTTTTCTAAAGATTTTAAAATATCCATATTTTGTTTTAACTCTAAAGTCCAAAAAGTTCCAATTAGCTCTTTTTTTAATTTTCCATCTTGGGGAAAGGCTGGAACATAATCACTAACGGCAGCCACCATAAATAAAAATGGTTTTTTCATAATCAATGTGGGAGTTGAGTTATTCATTAAAGTAGGTTTTGTAAGAATTCCTTTTTTAGCAACTCTAATTGAATCAACTAAATATTCATACATTTCATCTGAACTTTCTACTTTTATAATATGAATATCTTTTGGTAAGTTTTCATAACCTCTTGTACTTACTAAACAAACATCAGCACCTTTATAATATAAAGCCTTTGCTAAACTTGAAGCCATTTTTCCAGAAGAAAAGTTTGAAAGATACCTAACCTCATCAATTTTTTCTATTGTTCCACCACCGCTTAAAACTACTTTTCTATTTATCCAATAATTATCTTTTAATAACTCTTTACAAGTTGCATCAAAAATATCTATTGGTTCTGCCATTGCTCCATCACCAACATCTTTACAAACTAACTCTTTTGTTTGTGAAGAGATAAGCTCATAATTACAAAGTTTTAGCATTTTAAGACTTGCTTGTGTTATAGGATTTTTTAGCATATTTGTATTTGCAGCAGGGGCTATTAATTTCATCCGTGGATATGCAAGTGCTGTTTGTAAAAGCAAATTATTTCCTAAACCATTTGCAAGAGCATTTATAGTATTTGCACTTGCTGGCGCAATTACAAAAATATCTGACCATTTTCCAATATCTATATGATTATAATCTTGACTTTTATCCCAATTTTCACTTGATTCATCTAAAACTTTGTTTTGAGAAATTGCTTCAAAAGTAATTGGATTTATAAACTTTTTTGCACTATCGGTCATAATAACTCGAACTTGTGCACCTGCTTTTATATAAAGTCTAATTAGATCTAGAGCCTTGTAAATAGCAATTGAACCAGTAACACCAACTAATATCTTTTTATTTTTTAATAACATAAAGTTCTACTTTTTTTTACTTGAAAAGTGTTTGTAAAAGTAACCATCAATAGTTTTTGATTTTGCACGAGTAAGATACAATTCACCTTTTTTTACATCACCAGTTACAGTTGAACCAGCTCCAATTAAAACATCATCTTCAATATTTACAGGGGCAACAAACTGTGTGTCACTTCCAACAAAAACATTTTTTCCAATTATTGTTTGATGTTTATTTACACCATCGTAATTACAAGTAATTGTTCCACAACCGATATTTGTTCCTTCATCTATAGAACAATCACCAAGATATGATAAATGACCAGCTTTTACGCCATTTAAAATAGCTTTTTTCGTTTCTACAAAGTTTCCAATATGAGTTTTATTTAATTCACTAAGCGGTCGAATTCTTGCCATTGGTCCAACATCACTATCTCTTACAATTGAGTCTTCAACAACAGAATTTGTCTTAATATGAGAATTTATAATTTTTGAATTTCCAAGAAGTGAAACACCATTTTCAATGATACTTTCACCCTCGATTTGCACACCCTCTTCTATATAAATAGTATCAGGCAGTCTCATAATAACACCCTCTTTTAAAAACTCTTTTTTAATTCTATTTTGATGAATTACCTCAGCATCTGCTAGTTCAACTTTTGAGTTTACACCTTTGAAATTTTCTTCATTTACAACTAATGGTTTTAAAACTTTTCCTTGAGAGATTGCCATTTCCACTAAATCAGTTATGTAATACTCTTTTTGAGCATTGTTGTTATTTAGTTTTGGCAAATTTTCAAGTAAAAATTTTGTTTCAAATTGATAAATTCCTGCATTTGCAGTTGTAATTTTTAGTTCTTGCTCATTTGCATCTTTTTGTTCAACTATTTTTTTAACATTTCCATTTTCAATAATAACTCTTCCATATCCATCAGCGCTGTTTAGTTCCAAAACAGACATTACAATAGTTGCAGATATTTCAAACTTTTCTAACTCATTTGATTGAATTAAAGGCATGTCTCCATTTAAAACTAAAACTTTTTCATATTTTGGAATGATTCCCATTACTGCACCACCAGTTCCTGGAAAATTAATATGGTCTTGAATTACAAAATTGATATTTGAAAAATATTTTTCCATTTCAGCTTGAACTCTTTGCGCTTGGTGGAATAAAACAACTGTTATATCATCGCTTAATTTTGAAGCCTCTTTTATTGAATAATATAACATTGGTTTTCCAGAAATCTTATGTAATACCTTTGGAGTATCTGATTTCATTCGTGTTCCTGCACCTGCTGCTAAAACTATAATTGATTTATTAAACATCTTTTCCCTTCATTTATTGTAAAACCTCATTTATCTCTTTTTTAAGGTTCAATACAACCTCTTCGACTGTAAGTCGCATTTTATCATCACTAATATTACTTGAAAGTAATTTCTCTAATTTTTTTTCTCTATCTTTAAAAAATTGTGCGACTTTTCTATTTTTTGGGTTTCGATTATACATTAAAACTCCAGATGCTATAAGAGCAATTACAAGTCTTGTATGTCCGAAAATAGTAGCATAATTTAGTAAGGTAAAACCAGAATTATCAGGTAAATTCATATCTGCACCAGCTGCTATTAGCCATCTTGCAATTTTATAGTTTCCATGCCATTGAGTATGATGAAGGGCAGTTCTTCCATGAATATCTTTTATACTTAAATCTGCTTTTTTTGTTAAAAGTTTTTCTACAACCACCAAATCATTTGCAATTACGGCTTTATGCATTACAGTTCTGCCATCATTATCTTGAGCATCAATATTTACTCTGTATTTTAAAAAGTAGACTAATCTTTCAATAAAAATTTCTTTCTCTTTTTTATCTTTTATCTTTAAGCCTTCTTCCACCATATGCATTAGTGGGGTATAACCTCTTTTATCTTTAATATTTAAATTTATTCCATAATTTATAATGGTTTTTAAAGTTTCAAAATCATTATATAAAACCATATCAAACAAAATATTTGTTCCATCTAATCTTTGAATTTCAATATTTGGTCTATAAGTCAGAACTTTTTTTAATAAAACATCGTATTTTTCATCATATTTTATTTCATTTGACAAAAAAGTATTTGGTTTTTTAAACCCTTTTATAATAGCTATTATTTCAATAATATCATCAACTACACTTTTTTCATCAAAGTCTCTAGCATCTATATTTGCCCCATGTGACACTAAAAAATCTATCATTTTATAATTTGAATAACCTTTTAATATCTCTTTATGAAGTATGTTTTTTTCAAATTCATCACAAATATTTACATCTGCTCCACAATTTAATAAAAATTCTACATTTGTAAAATTTTTATTTTCAATTTCTCTTTGTAGAATTGTTTTACCATTTTCATCTATTTTATCAATTTCAAGACCATGTTCTAAAAACAGAAAAGCTAAAGGCATATACTCTTTTTCTTCTGTTACAATTTTGTATTTCCCTTCAAGTTCTTTTGGTGGATTTTTTTGTAAATCAAAAACATATAAAATTTCATCAATTAGGTTTTTATGATAATTATCAATTATATTTAGGTTTATGCCTTTTTTAATTAAAAGCTCAATCAAAGGCAGATTTTTTGCTCCTTGCAAAATTGCATTAAAAAGTACATTTTGTCCATCTTTATCTAAAAAGTTTACATTTATTCCATGTAAAATCAATTCATTTGCAAGGGAAATATCATCTTTTAAAACTGCACTAAAAAGAGCATTTTGATGGTTTTCATCTAAAATATTTAAGTTATTTGTATTATTTATAACATCCTTTAGAATATTAAGATTTCCACCTTCAACAGCATCAAATAAAACTGTTCTTCCAGTGCTATCTTTTAAATTAAAATCTGCATTATAATTCATTAAAATTTGAAAAATTTTATTATTTCCACTAAGTGCAACATCCTGAAAAATTGTTCTTCCTGAATTATTTTTATGATTTATATGAAATCCATTATCAAGTAAAAAACGAACCATCATTCCATCACCTCTATCAACAGCTTCATTTAAAACTGTTTTTCGGTGATGATCTTCTAATGTTAAATTAGCGCCATTTCTTATCAATATTTTTAAAGCTTCTAGTTTTCTTGTTGCAGCAAGAGAAAAAAGAATTGTTTGTTCTTTTTCATCTCTTTTATTTATATTTACACCCTTATTTATATATCTTTGAACTTTATTTATATCTATGTCATCTGATAGTAATTCTTCAAAAAATAAATCTTCATTGATTTTAAAAAATCCAAACACGATAATAAATCCTTGTACATTTTAGAGCTTTAGTTAAGTATATAATTTTAGCCAATTTTTTATTAAATTGTTTTTCGTCTTCTTGGCTTATAATTTTTTTTGTGATCAGTTGATTCTTTAGAATCATTTTCACGTCTTGGAAATGGTTTTGTAAATGGCTTTTTAGAACTATCTTCTTCTATTAAATTTCCTTTTAAAGATTTTTCAATAAACGAATTAAAAGAGTTTCTTAAAATATACGCCTTATCATGGTCAGGAAAAAGATCAGGAAGTTTATATGAAAGCCATAAATATAAAGATATTTTTTTAACTTCATCTTCTACCAACAATAAATCTCTTTGAGTTATTGCTTTTTTAGGCAAAGTAATAGATGGTTTATAATGACAAACTTTTTTCTTAATAACACTTGCAATATAAGCTTCATAGGCTTGTAAAATAATATTTGATTTAGTGGTAATTGGAGCTTGTGCTAAAAGATATTTATCTTCAAGTTTTAAATTAAATCTAGTATCAACAATTTTTGCAGCTTCAAGCATAGATGAAATATTTGCAGCTATAAATGGTCCTGAAAAATACATATTATCAGCAAAAAACTTTAATACTTTTGTTAAAGAATTTGTTTTTATATGAGCTGCTAGGGCTTCAAGTTGATTATTATTTATTTTTACTTTAAACGGTGGTTTTATTGTTTTTATTGGACTTTCAAATTCAAGTCTTACATGGTCTAAAACATCTCTTCTAGTTGCACCCAAATATCCAGCTTCAAAATGTCCATATCGACCAGCACGACCAGCTATTTGAACTATTTCATTAACTGTTATTTTTCTTTTGCTAACACCATCAAATTTTGTATCAGTTGTAAATAAAATTGTTTTAATAGGAAGATTTAATCCCATAGCAATGGCATCGGTTGCAATTAAAATCTGACTTTTTTTCTCTCTAAATCTTTGGGCTTCATCACGCCTAACCTCTGGTGAGAGGTTTCCATAAATCACTGAAACAGTATATTTTTTTTGAAGTTTTTGTTTTAGTTGTAAAACATCTCTTCTTGAAAATGCGATTAAAGCTGTTCCATCTTCAAGTTTTTCTAAAGGTGTCCATTTTGGTAAAACTTTTAACTCATTTTTTCTTTGATGTTTTACTATTTCTAAATCTTCATCAAGATAAGTTGCAATTCTTTTAACAGCATCAAGAGCATTTACGCTTCCTGTCATAATGATTTTTTTAGCAGGACATCCAATAATTGCATTTACCCAAGCCCAACCTCGATCACTATCATCAAGCATTTGAACTTCATCAATAACAGCCACATCAACATCTAAATCAAAATCTATCATTTCAATAGTTGAGCAAACATGTGCTGCATCTTCATTTAACATCTGTTCTTCACCAGTTATTAGTGAAGCTTGAATATTTGAAGCTTTTAAATCTTCATAACCTTCAAGTGCCAAAAGCCGTAAAGGTGCTAAATAAAGTCCAGAATTCGCCTCTTTTAGTTTTTGCATAGCATTGTATGTTTTACCTGAATTTGTAGGTCCTACATAAAATTCTAATTTTCTGTTTAGACTTCTTGCCAATGGATATAAGGTTTTTAAATCACAATTTAATAGTGATTGTAGTTGTTGTTGCCAATTTTCTTTCATGGGGGTATTATAATCAATTCAATATAATTCCAGATTAAACAAAAAAAGGGTGGGAAACTAAATAATGAATTGCGAATATTTTGGTAAATGTGGCTCTTGTGTTTTATATGATAAATCTTATGAAGAACAATTAAATTTCAAATTACAAAGAGAAAAAAATAGATTCTCAGACTTTACAACTATGGATTTTGACATTATAAAAAGTGAAAAAGAAGCTTTTAGAAATAGAGCTGAATTTAGAATTTGGTGGGAAAAAGATGAAAATGGAAATGAGATTTTATCTTATGCTATGAATGATTTTGAGAAAAATATTTTAAAAATAGATTCATGCCAAATAGTAAGTTCTCAGATACAAGAAATCATGCCAAAACTTTTAAATCTACTTATGGAAGATTTAATTCTTTCTTATAAACTATTTGCCGTTGAATTTTTAGGAAGCACAATAAATGATATGCTTGTAACTTTGATTTATCACAAAAAGTTAGATGAAGAGTGGAATGAATTAGCAAAACAGATTGAAAAAAAGCTAAATATCAAAGTTATGGGAAGAAGTAGAAAACAAAAAATCGCTCTTAGTTCCGATTCTATAAATGAAACCCTAAGTATAAATAACCAAAATTTCAAATTTGCCTACCAAGAAGGTGGATTTACACAACCAAATACAAATGTAAATATCCAAATGATTGAATGGGTTTTAAATAATATAAAGAATTCAACTGCCGATTTATGTGAGCTTTATTGTGGTGGTGGAAATTTTACAATTCCACTATCTACGAAATTTAATAAAGTTTTAGCAACAGAAATTTCAAAAACCTCTATAAAATCAGCTTTAAAAAACTGTGAATTAAACAATGTAAATAAAATTCAGTTTATTAGAATGAGTGCTGAAGAGTTTGTACAAGGACTTCAAGAAGTACGAGAATTCAATAGACTAAAAGATGTAAATCTAAAAAATTATACCTTTGATACTATTTTTATGGATCCTCCAAGATCAGGTCTTGATGATACAACAAGGGCACTAGCCAAAGATTTTGAACAAATTATATATATTTCATGTAATCCTGAGACTTTACACAGAGATTTAAAAGAGCTTACAAGCACCCATGAAATCGTAAGATTTGCTTTGTTTGATCAATTCGCATATACGAATCATATTGAAAGTGGTGTAATTTTAAAAAAGATTATATAATTTAATCTAACTTTAAGAAATGGTATGCAATAATTTCAATATAAAGATTAGGGGTCGATGGATTCCGAAGAGATGAAAGAAGTTTCCTCTCTATGCTTGGGACTTTAAAAAGAAACAAGAAGGTCAGAGGCAGTGAGTCAAATCACAATGTGTCATAATTAAAAGGATTTATTATGAGAATCAATACAAACGTTTCATCTTTAACAGCTCAAGAAGCTGCACAAAATACTTCTAAAACAATAACTGCTTCGTTAGAAAAGCTTTCTACTGGTTTTAGAATAAATAAAGCTTCTGATGATGCTTCTGGTCTTGCAATTGCTGATAAATTAAGAACTCAAGCAACATCTATTAGTCAAGGTATATCAAATGGTAACTCAGCAGTTTCTTTACTACAAATTGCGG from Arcobacter suis CECT 7833 encodes:
- a CDS encoding prepilin peptidase, with product MNLVKEREDLEVFSFIFGICIGSFLNVLILRLPLNQSILTRSTCPKCNHLIYWYHNIPLLSYIFLKTKCSYCGVKISFLYFLVEFLSGIITLVLFLKLGLTSEFVFMCLLSYVLITLSFIDLKYKAVPDYLLLIALVLSFFASNFSIIETFKNAFLFAGAFVLLNFVITFYIQNIKSRILKDKTLKTQEALGEGDIPIIAMLGIILGLSGGMFAVFLAAIFAIIPAIYSNFMNKDIQTPFIPYLVLGFFTEYFFDLETIIKVFF
- the trmA gene encoding tRNA (uridine(54)-C5)-methyltransferase TrmA; translation: MNCEYFGKCGSCVLYDKSYEEQLNFKLQREKNRFSDFTTMDFDIIKSEKEAFRNRAEFRIWWEKDENGNEILSYAMNDFEKNILKIDSCQIVSSQIQEIMPKLLNLLMEDLILSYKLFAVEFLGSTINDMLVTLIYHKKLDEEWNELAKQIEKKLNIKVMGRSRKQKIALSSDSINETLSINNQNFKFAYQEGGFTQPNTNVNIQMIEWVLNNIKNSTADLCELYCGGGNFTIPLSTKFNKVLATEISKTSIKSALKNCELNNVNKIQFIRMSAEEFVQGLQEVREFNRLKDVNLKNYTFDTIFMDPPRSGLDDTTRALAKDFEQIIYISCNPETLHRDLKELTSTHEIVRFALFDQFAYTNHIESGVILKKII
- a CDS encoding ankyrin repeat domain-containing protein codes for the protein MFGFFKINEDLFFEELLSDDIDINKVQRYINKGVNINKRDEKEQTILFSLAATRKLEALKILIRNGANLTLEDHHRKTVLNEAVDRGDGMMVRFLLDNGFHINHKNNSGRTIFQDVALSGNNKIFQILMNYNADFNLKDSTGRTVLFDAVEGGNLNILKDVINNTNNLNILDENHQNALFSAVLKDDISLANELILHGINVNFLDKDGQNVLFNAILQGAKNLPLIELLIKKGINLNIIDNYHKNLIDEILYVFDLQKNPPKELEGKYKIVTEEKEYMPLAFLFLEHGLEIDKIDENGKTILQREIENKNFTNVEFLLNCGADVNICDEFEKNILHKEILKGYSNYKMIDFLVSHGANIDARDFDEKSVVDDIIEIIAIIKGFKKPNTFLSNEIKYDEKYDVLLKKVLTYRPNIEIQRLDGTNILFDMVLYNDFETLKTIINYGINLNIKDKRGYTPLMHMVEEGLKIKDKKEKEIFIERLVYFLKYRVNIDAQDNDGRTVMHKAVIANDLVVVEKLLTKKADLSIKDIHGRTALHHTQWHGNYKIARWLIAAGADMNLPDNSGFTLLNYATIFGHTRLVIALIASGVLMYNRNPKNRKVAQFFKDREKKLEKLLSSNISDDKMRLTVEEVVLNLKKEINEVLQ
- the glmU gene encoding bifunctional UDP-N-acetylglucosamine diphosphorylase/glucosamine-1-phosphate N-acetyltransferase GlmU, giving the protein MFNKSIIVLAAGAGTRMKSDTPKVLHKISGKPMLYYSIKEASKLSDDITVVLFHQAQRVQAEMEKYFSNINFVIQDHINFPGTGGAVMGIIPKYEKVLVLNGDMPLIQSNELEKFEISATIVMSVLELNSADGYGRVIIENGNVKKIVEQKDANEQELKITTANAGIYQFETKFLLENLPKLNNNNAQKEYYITDLVEMAISQGKVLKPLVVNEENFKGVNSKVELADAEVIHQNRIKKEFLKEGVIMRLPDTIYIEEGVQIEGESIIENGVSLLGNSKIINSHIKTNSVVEDSIVRDSDVGPMARIRPLSELNKTHIGNFVETKKAILNGVKAGHLSYLGDCSIDEGTNIGCGTITCNYDGVNKHQTIIGKNVFVGSDTQFVAPVNIEDDVLIGAGSTVTGDVKKGELYLTRAKSKTIDGYFYKHFSSKKK
- the coaBC gene encoding bifunctional phosphopantothenoylcysteine decarboxylase/phosphopantothenate--cysteine ligase CoaBC; this encodes MLLKNKKILVGVTGSIAIYKALDLIRLYIKAGAQVRVIMTDSAKKFINPITFEAISQNKVLDESSENWDKSQDYNHIDIGKWSDIFVIAPASANTINALANGLGNNLLLQTALAYPRMKLIAPAANTNMLKNPITQASLKMLKLCNYELISSQTKELVCKDVGDGAMAEPIDIFDATCKELLKDNYWINRKVVLSGGGTIEKIDEVRYLSNFSSGKMASSLAKALYYKGADVCLVSTRGYENLPKDIHIIKVESSDEMYEYLVDSIRVAKKGILTKPTLMNNSTPTLIMKKPFLFMVAAVSDYVPAFPQDGKLKKELIGTFWTLELKQNMDILKSLEKDGIVTIGFKAEMDETTALNSATRMLENKNLDGVCLNILNEENSFGSVNNNIELILKNNSYEFKGAKLDISLEILEKLQNEFSLYE
- a CDS encoding helicase-related protein, which codes for MKENWQQQLQSLLNCDLKTLYPLARSLNRKLEFYVGPTNSGKTYNAMQKLKEANSGLYLAPLRLLALEGYEDLKASNIQASLITGEEQMLNEDAAHVCSTIEMIDFDLDVDVAVIDEVQMLDDSDRGWAWVNAIIGCPAKKIIMTGSVNALDAVKRIATYLDEDLEIVKHQRKNELKVLPKWTPLEKLEDGTALIAFSRRDVLQLKQKLQKKYTVSVIYGNLSPEVRRDEAQRFREKKSQILIATDAIAMGLNLPIKTILFTTDTKFDGVSKRKITVNEIVQIAGRAGRYGHFEAGYLGATRRDVLDHVRLEFESPIKTIKPPFKVKINNNQLEALAAHIKTNSLTKVLKFFADNMYFSGPFIAANISSMLEAAKIVDTRFNLKLEDKYLLAQAPITTKSNIILQAYEAYIASVIKKKVCHYKPSITLPKKAITQRDLLLVEDEVKKISLYLWLSYKLPDLFPDHDKAYILRNSFNSFIEKSLKGNLIEEDSSKKPFTKPFPRRENDSKESTDHKKNYKPRRRKTI
- a CDS encoding di-trans,poly-cis-decaprenylcistransferase, producing MNEIKIPSHIAIIMDGNGRWAKERGLNRTAGHEEGASTVRKITTYCANIGVKYLTLYAFSTENWERPKLEVEFLMKLLEKYLKKELEVYIKNNIKFKAIGDLSRFSKSLQKTISDTEKKTSVCTGLTQVLALNYGSKNEIIRAIKKLNELNLEVTEENLESCLDTAGMNDVDVLIRTSGEVRLSNYLLWQNAYAEMFFTKTYWPDFSETELNEILSEFSKRERRFGGI